The following proteins come from a genomic window of Fibrobacter sp. UWEL:
- a CDS encoding RNA polymerase sigma factor, translating into MNRQDIADRMAFSKVYETFAPMVMRRCLALLKDEAEASDMMQNVFLRIYTNRNTLDLSSPSSLLWNTATRLCLNRIRDKKRRGLHVDCSEMLLQIAVADDEQDAYAAAGILTKIFAKEPESTRTMAVLHFVDGMTLEETAEAVGLSVSGVRKRLRTLQEKVKNLEVK; encoded by the coding sequence ATGAATAGGCAAGATATTGCAGACAGAATGGCTTTTTCCAAGGTTTACGAGACCTTCGCACCCATGGTGATGCGTCGCTGCCTCGCTCTCCTGAAGGATGAAGCCGAAGCCAGCGATATGATGCAGAACGTCTTTTTACGGATTTATACCAACCGGAACACCCTGGATCTTTCGTCTCCGTCCAGCCTTCTGTGGAATACGGCTACCAGGCTTTGCCTGAATCGTATTCGCGACAAGAAACGCCGCGGCCTCCATGTGGACTGCAGCGAAATGCTGTTGCAGATTGCTGTAGCCGACGACGAGCAGGATGCCTATGCAGCCGCCGGAATCCTCACGAAGATTTTCGCCAAGGAGCCGGAATCCACCCGCACCATGGCCGTTTTGCATTTCGTCGACGGCATGACTTTAGAAGAAACGGCAGAAGCTGTTGGACTTTCCGTTAGCGGTGTCCGTAAACGTCTCCGCACTTTGCAGGAGAAGGTCAAGAATCTGGAGGTAAAGTAA
- a CDS encoding caspase family protein: MFRNAINTFMTLCGFSLLALLGLASASHAAENNTIDRYVIAISANNGGKGRPMLRYAESDAKSFANVLKDMGGVKQQNLILIQEPSVSFLNSRMDDLDKIISANKGKNGREEILVYYSGHADEKGLRLGNEVYAWSEFRKRVDALSADVKIAVIDACGSGAITRAKGGVAVPAFMMDQSSDMKGYAFITSSTQDESSQESDKLKGSFFTHSLVSGLRGAGDLSGDGKVTLSEAYQFAFNETLQKTQSTMGGAQHPSRDMNLAGTGDVVMTDLRSMGAGVTFDEYLEGRLFIRDEKGSLVAELYKAAGRNMSLGLPAGNYELHLERSAAHKAANITLSNGKIENVALAQFKDVKAEKTVARGEIKSERTCAAGDPVMCSLDSLDHNASFRTTFNAVDHEKEPRKGLQIGVFASIADDYMIGSQLSLIANVAKKEMHGIQVSSVVNVAKDHMEGAQVGSTLNYARSFDGVQVAPFNIAARKSEGVQIGNINVAADTLSAVQIGAINYAGYTPVQISAINVAGGANVQVSAINVTGGLFGPQVGAINYAHKAEGRQWGVINICAECEKTPIGLINIVGNGVWSLTGTFNEMGGTAYKVDLGTAYYYISWESSRNFEKGHLFGRYDDVWESGLGIGTHFGKYGSHFELEYMFLNVADKVVGGYGTPAEDADASFHHRLRFGSTWEIIRGIGLTGGLSLNLLTEGFGDSLPLKPRGDYHEDVSAKGHEGRIWPGFYAGLTVGRF; this comes from the coding sequence ATGTTTAGGAATGCGATCAACACGTTTATGACGCTCTGCGGATTTTCCCTGCTGGCTCTTCTGGGCCTTGCAAGCGCCTCTCACGCTGCAGAAAATAATACCATCGATCGCTATGTCATTGCCATCAGTGCTAACAACGGCGGCAAGGGTCGCCCCATGCTGCGCTATGCGGAAAGCGATGCGAAGTCTTTCGCCAACGTGCTGAAGGACATGGGCGGTGTTAAACAACAGAATTTGATTTTGATTCAGGAACCAAGCGTTAGTTTTTTAAACTCCCGCATGGACGATCTGGACAAGATCATCTCTGCAAACAAGGGTAAGAACGGTCGTGAAGAAATCCTGGTCTACTACAGCGGTCACGCAGACGAAAAGGGCCTGCGCCTGGGCAATGAAGTTTATGCCTGGTCTGAGTTCCGCAAGCGTGTGGATGCGCTTTCTGCAGACGTGAAGATTGCGGTCATCGATGCTTGCGGTTCCGGCGCCATTACCCGCGCTAAGGGCGGTGTGGCAGTACCTGCCTTCATGATGGACCAGAGCAGCGATATGAAGGGATACGCCTTCATTACCAGCAGCACCCAGGATGAATCCAGCCAGGAAAGCGACAAGCTGAAAGGCTCCTTCTTTACCCACTCTCTGGTCAGCGGCCTTCGCGGGGCTGGCGACTTGAGCGGTGACGGGAAGGTCACTCTTTCTGAAGCCTATCAGTTTGCCTTCAACGAAACTCTCCAGAAGACTCAGAGCACCATGGGCGGCGCCCAGCATCCTAGCCGCGATATGAATCTGGCTGGTACCGGCGACGTGGTCATGACCGACTTGCGCAGCATGGGTGCAGGCGTTACCTTCGACGAATATCTGGAAGGCCGCCTCTTCATCCGCGATGAAAAGGGCTCCCTGGTGGCGGAACTTTACAAGGCTGCCGGCCGTAACATGTCCCTGGGTCTTCCCGCGGGTAATTACGAACTTCATCTGGAACGTTCCGCCGCTCACAAGGCCGCAAACATCACGCTGTCCAACGGCAAGATTGAAAACGTTGCCCTCGCACAGTTTAAGGATGTAAAGGCCGAGAAGACGGTGGCTCGCGGTGAAATCAAGTCCGAAAGAACTTGCGCCGCTGGCGATCCCGTCATGTGTTCTTTGGACTCTCTGGATCATAATGCAAGCTTCCGCACTACCTTCAACGCTGTGGATCACGAGAAGGAACCTCGGAAGGGCTTGCAGATCGGTGTCTTTGCTTCCATCGCCGATGACTACATGATTGGAAGTCAGTTGAGCCTTATTGCAAACGTGGCCAAGAAGGAAATGCACGGCATTCAGGTTTCCAGCGTTGTGAACGTGGCTAAGGATCATATGGAAGGCGCCCAGGTTGGATCTACCTTGAACTACGCAAGAAGTTTTGATGGTGTACAGGTTGCTCCTTTTAACATTGCCGCAAGAAAGTCTGAAGGTGTTCAAATTGGAAACATCAATGTGGCTGCAGATACCTTAAGTGCCGTCCAGATTGGCGCCATCAACTATGCAGGTTACACTCCTGTTCAGATTAGCGCCATTAACGTAGCCGGCGGTGCAAATGTTCAGGTCTCTGCAATTAACGTGACTGGTGGACTGTTTGGCCCTCAGGTGGGGGCCATCAACTATGCCCATAAGGCGGAGGGCCGTCAGTGGGGTGTCATCAACATCTGTGCTGAATGCGAGAAGACTCCTATCGGCCTCATCAATATCGTCGGTAATGGCGTGTGGTCTCTGACAGGTACCTTTAATGAAATGGGTGGCACTGCCTACAAGGTGGACTTGGGTACGGCCTACTATTACATCAGCTGGGAATCCTCCAGAAACTTCGAGAAAGGCCACCTCTTCGGTCGCTACGATGACGTCTGGGAATCCGGCCTTGGCATTGGAACTCACTTCGGCAAGTATGGCTCCCATTTCGAACTGGAATACATGTTCCTGAATGTGGCCGATAAAGTGGTGGGTGGCTATGGTACTCCTGCAGAGGATGCTGACGCCTCGTTCCACCATCGCCTGCGCTTCGGTTCCACCTGGGAAATCATCCGCGGTATTGGCCTTACGGGAGGTCTCTCTCTCAACCTCTTGACCGAAGGCTTTGGCGACAGTCTGCCGCTGAAGCCTAGAGGGGACTATCACGAAGATGTTTCCGCAAAGGGTCACGAAGGCCGTATCTGGCCCGGCTTCTACGCAGGCCTTACTGTGGGACGTTTCTAA
- a CDS encoding tetraacyldisaccharide 4'-kinase, with translation MKLLDAIRRIIAAYYWAAYSLHHALCLRPGRELKRSRLIVVGSFRAGGAGKTPFTLWLARRLTAQGKRVAILCHKAAFDEIRLFQQELAEQIQTGAVNVVGTDNRYRTARELDRAGEPDGLHGTGTAPDFILCDDGFEDSRLRPHAIFRMDWEKAPTAVEQLIPAGKFRSLLQDHARDLNKTLGLRCYGVNPDILFHIDSISNCKGEFPQYRQNIAICGLGDPKRFIRDLQRAELTLTKQIIRPDHDRNFEKITRLALRDDPQSNLILSQKDALRLSEDLLQNPRIFIARQTVQVSDPARAQIQEVLAK, from the coding sequence ATGAAACTTCTCGACGCCATTCGCAGAATAATCGCCGCCTATTATTGGGCGGCTTATTCGTTGCATCATGCTTTGTGCCTGAGGCCAGGGAGGGAGCTTAAGCGTTCCCGCCTGATTGTGGTGGGAAGTTTCAGAGCCGGCGGTGCGGGGAAGACGCCCTTCACCTTATGGCTGGCCCGACGTTTAACAGCCCAAGGGAAGCGGGTGGCGATCCTTTGCCATAAGGCTGCCTTCGATGAGATTCGCCTGTTCCAGCAGGAGCTGGCGGAACAAATCCAGACGGGAGCGGTCAACGTGGTGGGAACGGACAACCGCTACAGGACAGCCCGAGAGCTGGACCGAGCGGGCGAGCCCGACGGACTCCACGGGACGGGAACAGCGCCGGACTTCATTCTTTGCGATGACGGATTCGAGGACAGTCGCCTTCGGCCCCACGCCATTTTCCGGATGGACTGGGAGAAGGCGCCCACGGCAGTGGAGCAGCTGATTCCCGCAGGTAAGTTCCGAAGCCTCCTGCAGGACCACGCCCGGGACCTGAACAAGACCTTAGGGCTTCGCTGCTATGGAGTGAATCCCGACATCCTGTTCCACATCGACAGCATCTCCAACTGTAAGGGCGAGTTCCCGCAGTACAGACAAAATATCGCTATCTGCGGTTTAGGCGATCCAAAACGTTTTATTCGGGATTTGCAGCGGGCGGAACTGACCTTGACGAAACAGATTATCCGACCGGATCACGACAGGAATTTTGAAAAAATCACTCGATTAGCACTTCGTGACGACCCTCAATCAAACTTGATCCTCTCGCAGAAAGATGCACTTCGACTTTCCGAAGACCTGTTGCAAAACCCGAGGATTTTTATAGCCCGTCAGACGGTGCAAGTCAGTGACCCGGCCAGGGCTCAAATTCAGGAAGTTTTGGCAAAATAG
- the aroC gene encoding chorismate synthase codes for MSSTFGKIFSVTTWGESHGAGVGSVLDGCPAGLPLTEEDVQAELNRRRPGQNKLTTPRDEKDQVKILSGVFEGKTTGTPISFAVFNEDQRSHDYSEIQKWYRPGHADLCYDLKYGFRDYRGGGRSSARETIGRVAAGAVAKKLLKQVAGTEIMAWVNSIGNVDCGPLNLDTLTLSQIEASPVRCPDPEASAKMEQVVTDARMNMDSVGGTVCLLVKNPPIALGEPVFDRLDALLAQAMLSIPASKGFEIGSGFAAARMHGSEHNDELFFDGNAYHTKTNNAGGSLGGISNGEPIYCKVAFKPTATISQEQKTAGRGGENGTLAARGRHDPCVAVRAPVIVESMAALVLADLFLQQKRNFL; via the coding sequence ATGTCTAGCACTTTTGGTAAGATTTTTTCCGTCACGACCTGGGGTGAATCCCATGGTGCAGGTGTTGGTTCCGTCCTGGACGGCTGCCCTGCTGGCCTCCCCCTCACCGAAGAAGACGTTCAGGCTGAACTGAACCGCCGTCGCCCTGGCCAGAACAAGCTGACCACTCCCCGCGACGAAAAGGACCAGGTAAAGATCCTTTCTGGCGTTTTTGAAGGAAAAACCACAGGTACCCCCATTTCTTTCGCGGTTTTCAACGAAGACCAGCGCAGTCATGACTACTCTGAAATCCAGAAGTGGTACCGTCCGGGACACGCAGACCTGTGCTACGACCTGAAGTACGGTTTTAGAGATTACCGTGGCGGTGGACGTAGTTCCGCCCGCGAAACCATCGGTCGCGTTGCCGCAGGCGCCGTGGCCAAGAAGCTCTTGAAGCAGGTGGCAGGCACCGAGATCATGGCCTGGGTGAACTCCATTGGCAATGTAGACTGCGGCCCCCTGAACTTGGACACCTTGACACTCTCCCAGATTGAAGCCTCCCCCGTCCGTTGCCCGGATCCGGAAGCCAGCGCCAAGATGGAACAGGTGGTGACTGACGCCCGCATGAACATGGACAGCGTGGGCGGCACCGTCTGCCTGCTGGTGAAGAACCCGCCCATCGCACTGGGCGAACCGGTGTTCGACCGTCTGGATGCTCTGCTGGCTCAGGCAATGCTTTCCATCCCCGCAAGCAAGGGCTTTGAAATCGGTAGCGGTTTTGCAGCAGCCCGCATGCACGGTAGCGAACATAACGACGAACTGTTCTTTGACGGCAACGCCTACCACACCAAGACCAACAACGCTGGCGGTTCTTTGGGTGGCATCAGCAATGGCGAGCCTATCTACTGCAAGGTGGCCTTCAAGCCTACAGCAACCATCAGCCAGGAACAGAAGACTGCTGGCCGCGGTGGCGAAAACGGCACCCTGGCAGCCCGCGGTAGACATGACCCCTGCGTGGCAGTGCGCGCTCCCGTGATCGTGGAAAGCATGGCTGCGTTGGTTCTTGCGGATCTATTCCTGCAGCAAAAACGAAATTTTCTTTAA